From a single Streptomyces misionensis genomic region:
- a CDS encoding transcriptional regulator, whose product MSVEDSTAAQGDLEAPHPTQALDDTVHQRVRLGVLTVAREADRVDFGFLKKQLAVTDGNLSRHLKVLEESGMITVEKGYAGRRPRT is encoded by the coding sequence ATGAGCGTCGAAGACTCGACCGCTGCACAGGGCGACCTAGAGGCACCGCATCCCACCCAGGCGCTGGACGACACCGTCCACCAGCGGGTACGGCTCGGCGTCCTCACCGTGGCCCGTGAGGCCGACCGGGTCGACTTCGGCTTCCTGAAGAAGCAACTGGCCGTCACCGACGGGAATCTCTCCCGGCATCTGAAGGTGCTGGAGGAGTCCGGAATGATCACCGTGGAGAAGGGCTACGCCGGCCGGCGTCCCCGCACCTGA
- a CDS encoding dynamin family protein — protein MVTLDVRPQLLDTLSALRDRVAAARFPLPLAGAPRARANRDELLAQLDDYLVPRLRAPEAPLLAVVGGSTGAGKSTLVNSLVGRRVSEAGVIRPTTRTPVLVCHPADHHWFSGVRVLPDLARVWLPHHDPRDDDLLLPADQPARALRIETAETLPRGLALLDAPDVDSLVAENRVLAAELLCAADIWVMVTSAARYADAVPWHLLRTAKEYDATLVTVLDRVPHQVVSEVSRQYAALLTKAGLGDVPRFTVPELPESVWSAGLLPATAVAPLRAWLAHHAQDPGARQYVMARTAHGLLDSLRTRMPELAGAAAAQYAAALRLTSAVEGAYDGEHARLRARLQSGAVLAGDALKRWRAFPLDCTAGELLDALVESLAALLLCAVTAADERVAEAWQREPAAQAPGLAGRDPSPESAEHRIGLAVRRWRRELEEYAEEEARELERAVAPDPEAVAALAATALLGGRRARNAGERLADRVGAHGALRLRDRAERLLTEHVDRVVHRERERRLAPLDALDIHPEPQAELIAALSVLQKER, from the coding sequence GTGGTGACCTTGGACGTACGGCCCCAGCTGCTCGACACACTCTCCGCTCTGCGCGACCGTGTCGCCGCCGCACGCTTTCCGCTGCCGCTGGCCGGTGCCCCCCGCGCCCGCGCCAACCGGGACGAGCTCCTCGCCCAGTTGGACGACTACCTCGTACCCAGACTACGGGCGCCCGAGGCGCCGCTGCTGGCCGTCGTCGGCGGGTCCACCGGCGCCGGGAAGTCGACGCTCGTCAACTCTCTCGTCGGGCGCCGGGTGAGCGAGGCGGGCGTGATCCGGCCGACGACCCGCACCCCGGTCCTGGTCTGCCATCCGGCGGATCACCACTGGTTCAGCGGTGTGCGCGTGCTGCCCGACCTCGCCCGCGTCTGGCTGCCCCACCACGACCCCCGCGACGACGACCTCCTGCTCCCCGCCGATCAGCCCGCGCGCGCCCTGCGCATCGAGACCGCCGAGACCCTCCCGCGCGGCCTCGCCCTCCTCGACGCCCCCGACGTCGACTCCCTGGTCGCCGAGAACCGCGTCCTCGCCGCCGAGCTGCTGTGCGCCGCCGACATCTGGGTGATGGTCACCAGCGCCGCCCGCTACGCCGACGCCGTCCCCTGGCACCTGCTGCGCACCGCCAAGGAGTACGACGCCACCCTCGTCACCGTCCTGGACCGGGTGCCCCACCAGGTCGTCTCGGAGGTGTCCCGGCAGTACGCCGCCCTGCTCACCAAGGCCGGCCTCGGCGACGTGCCCCGCTTCACCGTGCCCGAGCTGCCCGAGTCGGTGTGGAGCGCGGGCCTGCTGCCCGCCACCGCCGTCGCGCCGCTGCGCGCCTGGCTCGCCCACCACGCCCAGGACCCCGGCGCCCGGCAGTACGTCATGGCCCGTACCGCCCACGGCCTGCTCGACTCGCTGCGCACCCGGATGCCCGAGCTGGCCGGTGCCGCCGCCGCCCAGTACGCGGCGGCGCTCCGGCTCACCTCCGCCGTGGAGGGCGCGTACGACGGCGAGCACGCCCGGCTCCGAGCCCGCCTCCAGTCGGGTGCCGTACTCGCCGGGGACGCCCTCAAACGCTGGCGCGCCTTCCCCCTGGACTGCACCGCGGGCGAACTCCTCGACGCCCTGGTGGAGAGTCTGGCCGCGCTGCTGCTGTGCGCCGTCACCGCAGCCGACGAGCGGGTGGCCGAGGCCTGGCAGCGCGAGCCCGCCGCGCAGGCCCCGGGCCTCGCCGGGCGCGATCCCTCCCCGGAGAGCGCCGAGCACCGTATCGGCCTCGCGGTACGGCGCTGGCGGCGCGAGCTGGAGGAGTACGCCGAGGAGGAGGCGCGCGAACTGGAGCGCGCCGTCGCGCCCGACCCCGAGGCCGTGGCCGCCCTCGCCGCCACCGCCCTGCTGGGCGGGCGCCGGGCGCGCAACGCGGGCGAGCGGCTGGCCGACCGGGTCGGCGCCCATGGCGCGCTGCGCCTGCGCGACCGGGCCGAACGGCTGCTCACCGAGCACGTGGACCGTGTCGTGCACCGCGAACGCGAACGCCGACTCGCCCCGCTCGACGCCCTCGACATCCATCCCGAGCCCCAGGCCGAACTCATCGCCGCCCTGTCCGTACTGCAGAAGGAGAGGTGA
- a CDS encoding YfjP family GTPase, with amino-acid sequence MTAVTDQEHIEHMEHVEHTGSSSHSGAGDGLVRQDTGHARARVIDLGKRVEGDDAAGTRPAPEAGADDGSAGGGEEPENREDAGNGGNGEQGEEWEKTEQKEKVEKAEADGDGERDGPGSGGVAGGSEASGGSDAGDGGEAEEAGVASDAAGAGSRSGSRPGLRSGSGSPSGAGSSSPSGSGSGSASETAPVTSATSATSAPSGTDPSAPADSTGAWDDGLIARRVTDAAALTAGRATALEPAPGRGPGGAVPPVPLAYEGPLRSRLDALRELVGLSRARLDGQTLAEAGRVLDEAAARRKLSGRHTVVAIAGATGSGKSQLFNTLAGVAISETGVRRPTTASPIACSWSDGAAGLIDRLGIPGRLRRRPLHSPDGEKQLRGLVLIDLPDHDSAAVQHREQVERILKLVDAVIWVVDPEKYADAVLHERYLRPMAGHAEVMFIVLNQVDRLPGEAADMVLDDLRRLLDDDGVALGEHGEPGATVLALSALTGEGVGELREALGEFVTERGAAARRVSADVDAAAAELRPVYAAGRRVGLSEEAREEFAARLADAVGATAAGDAAERAWLRNANRACGTPWLRLWRWYQRRGTAPTGRHQVRVQTEEEATARQRVEQAVRTVADRASAGLPVPWAQAVREAAVRGARGLPEALDELAERAGEPSGRPPRPGWWPAAVLVQAAMTLVQIAGGLWLVGQIAGVMAPNLGVPVLLMVCGIIGGPLVEWGCRMAARGPARRHGQDAERRLREAAASCGRARVLDPVAAELLRYREVREQYGKVVRADAAAG; translated from the coding sequence GTGACCGCCGTCACTGACCAGGAGCACATCGAGCACATGGAGCACGTCGAGCACACCGGTTCCAGCAGTCACAGCGGAGCCGGGGATGGACTCGTGCGGCAGGACACCGGGCACGCGCGGGCGCGGGTCATCGACCTCGGGAAACGCGTCGAGGGGGACGACGCGGCCGGCACTCGTCCGGCCCCGGAGGCGGGGGCGGACGACGGGAGCGCCGGGGGAGGGGAGGAGCCGGAGAACAGGGAGGACGCGGGGAACGGGGGGAACGGCGAGCAGGGGGAGGAGTGGGAGAAGACGGAGCAGAAGGAGAAGGTGGAGAAGGCGGAGGCGGATGGGGATGGGGAGCGGGACGGCCCGGGTTCCGGTGGCGTTGCCGGTGGTTCCGAGGCCTCCGGTGGTTCCGATGCGGGGGATGGCGGGGAGGCGGAGGAAGCGGGGGTTGCGTCCGATGCGGCCGGAGCCGGCTCGCGCTCCGGCTCACGCCCCGGCTTGCGCTCCGGTTCGGGCTCCCCATCGGGGGCCGGTTCCAGTTCCCCCTCCGGGTCCGGGTCCGGGTCCGCATCCGAGACCGCGCCGGTCACTTCCGCAACGTCCGCCACTTCCGCCCCATCCGGCACGGACCCGTCCGCTCCCGCCGACTCCACCGGAGCGTGGGACGACGGTCTGATCGCCCGTCGCGTCACCGACGCCGCCGCCCTCACCGCCGGACGCGCCACCGCCCTGGAACCGGCTCCCGGCCGTGGTCCGGGCGGTGCCGTCCCCCCGGTCCCGCTCGCCTACGAGGGTCCCCTGCGCTCCCGGCTGGACGCGCTGCGCGAACTCGTCGGACTCTCCCGGGCCAGGCTGGACGGCCAGACCCTCGCCGAGGCGGGCCGGGTCCTGGACGAGGCGGCGGCGCGCCGCAAGCTGTCCGGCCGGCACACGGTCGTCGCCATCGCGGGTGCCACCGGCAGCGGCAAGTCGCAGCTGTTCAACACCCTGGCCGGGGTAGCCATTTCGGAGACCGGGGTACGGCGCCCGACCACCGCCTCGCCGATCGCGTGCAGTTGGAGCGACGGCGCCGCGGGCCTCATCGACCGGCTCGGCATCCCCGGCCGGTTGCGCCGCCGTCCGCTGCACAGCCCGGACGGCGAGAAGCAGCTGCGCGGACTGGTCCTGATCGACCTGCCCGACCACGACTCCGCCGCCGTACAGCACCGTGAGCAGGTCGAACGGATCCTGAAGCTGGTCGACGCGGTGATCTGGGTGGTCGACCCGGAGAAGTACGCCGACGCCGTGCTGCACGAGCGCTATCTGCGGCCGATGGCCGGGCACGCCGAGGTCATGTTCATCGTGCTCAACCAGGTGGACCGGCTGCCCGGGGAGGCGGCCGACATGGTCCTGGACGACCTGCGGCGGCTGCTGGACGACGACGGGGTGGCGCTCGGCGAGCACGGCGAACCCGGCGCCACGGTGCTCGCGCTGTCCGCGCTCACCGGGGAGGGCGTCGGCGAACTGCGCGAGGCGCTGGGCGAGTTCGTGACCGAGCGGGGTGCGGCGGCCCGCCGGGTCTCCGCCGACGTGGACGCCGCCGCGGCCGAGCTGCGGCCGGTCTACGCCGCCGGGCGCCGAGTCGGCCTCAGCGAGGAGGCGCGCGAGGAGTTCGCCGCGCGGCTCGCGGACGCGGTGGGCGCCACCGCGGCGGGCGACGCCGCCGAGCGGGCCTGGCTGCGCAACGCCAACCGGGCCTGCGGCACACCCTGGCTGCGGCTGTGGCGCTGGTACCAGCGGCGCGGCACCGCCCCGACCGGCCGGCACCAGGTGCGCGTCCAGACGGAGGAGGAGGCGACGGCGCGGCAGCGGGTGGAGCAGGCGGTGCGCACGGTGGCCGACCGGGCGTCGGCGGGGCTGCCGGTGCCGTGGGCGCAGGCGGTGCGCGAGGCCGCCGTGCGCGGCGCGCGGGGATTGCCGGAGGCGCTGGACGAGCTGGCGGAACGCGCCGGGGAGCCGTCCGGGCGGCCGCCGCGACCGGGCTGGTGGCCGGCGGCGGTGCTGGTGCAGGCGGCGATGACCCTGGTGCAGATCGCCGGCGGGCTGTGGCTGGTCGGTCAGATCGCCGGGGTGATGGCGCCCAACCTCGGTGTTCCGGTGCTGTTGATGGTGTGCGGGATCATCGGCGGGCCGCTGGTGGAGTGGGGGTGCCGGATGGCGGCACGGGGGCCCGCGCGGCGCCATGGCCAGGACGCGGAACGGCGATTGCGGGAGGCGGCCGCGAGCTGCGGCCGGGCGCGGGTGCTGGATCCGGTGGCGGCGGAGTTGCTGCGGTACCGGGAGGTGCGGGAGCAGTACGGGAAGGTCGTGCGGGCGGACGCCGCGGCGGGCTGA